The genomic window CGCAAAAAACTATCGATGATGCACACAAGGGTATCGGGATAGGCGAACCGATTAAAGATATAAATTCGTATATCAATTCCTTGTAGATGTTTGTTCTAAAGCCTACCAATCAATTTGATAAAGACATTAAGCTAATGAAGAAACGTTCTGCAAAGAACATAAATCTCATTAAGGATTTTCTATTTAAATTAGAGATTGATGGTGCCAGTGGAATTGATAAGAAGCATCGCCCGCATAAATTAGTTGGAAACTATAAGGACAATTGGGAAGCTCATATTAAGCCTGATTTATTGATCATATGGTTTGAGATAACCGACGCAAAAGAAATAATTCTATTAAGGGTCGGAACACATTCTGATTTATTTTAAATAAAAGGCTTTATTCTACAAACATTCAATGATAGAAACCCTATTGCCATATTATCGATATTTCATAGCAGTACATGTTGTATTTGTAATCAGCTGGATGGCAGGACTGTTTTATATCCTGAGTCTTTTTATTTACCATACCGAGGCAAACGATAAACCTGAACCCGAAAAAAGTATCCTCCAAAAACAGTTTGTTAAAATGGAGGCTACTTTATGGAAAATTATCGCCACCCCAGCCATGATCATTTCTGTTTTGGCAGGTGTATCTATGCTGACTTTAAACCAAGGCTTGCTTCAAGCCGATTGGATGTGGGTTAAGCTAGGTTTTGTTGTTGGCTTACTCATTTATCATTTCATCTGTCAGAACATCGTTAAACAGCTTAAAAACAACCAATATAGGCTAAACAGCTTTCAGTTGAGGTTGTGGCGCGAATTAGCGACGATTTTTATGATTGCCATTGTATTTGTGGTCATCCTTAAAAGCGCCATTAACTGGATTTACGGTTTAATTGGTATAATGGGCGTGGCAATGGCCATTATGGTTGCGGTTAAGCTGTATAAAAATTATCGTAAAAAGCGAGGTGAATAATCTTTATACCACAAAGCCACTAATACACTAAGAATATTATTTAATAATAAGTTCCAAAATCTTTGAGTGTGCCTTAGTGGTTAATGAATAAATAACTTTGTTTCCTTTGCGTAAACTTGCACCGACTTCTTGATACTTGATACCCGATACTTGATAATTTAATAAAAAACTATTCTAAATTTGGGCGATAAAATTCAAGCGCATGTTTACATCTACAGGTCTGAAAAAGGCCTTACTACTAATACCATTTCTTTTTAGTGCTTATTTCGCTTCGGCACAGTTTAATCAATCGGCTTTCGAAAACCGGATCCGTCCAGATAGCAGCTTAACCAACGAGGTTCATTTTAATTTTTACAATTTAAACTACGTCCGTAATTACGAGTATACCAACGATTTTCATGATGGTTATACTTTGTACGGAACACAGTTGCAGCCTCAAATCGTTTACTACGCGCATCCTAATCTGGCGATTACCGCCGGTGCTTTTATCAGAAAGGATTTTGGTAGAAACGGGATTTCTGATGCTAAACCTTTATTCAGCGTAAAATACCACAAAAGAAACCTTACTTTAATTTTCGGAAGTTTAGAAGGTAATATTCAGCATAAGTATATCGAGCCTTTATACGATTTTGAAAGAACCTTAACCACGCCAATCGAATATGGAACACAGTTATTGGTAGAACGCAAGAAGTTTACTTTAGATGCTTGGATTGCCTGGCAGAAAATGATTTATAAGGGTGATCCTGCTAAAGAAGAAATTATTGGTGGTTTATCTACCGAAAGCACTATTGCGGAAGGTAATGGCTGGAAGTTTAGTTTGCCTGCTCAATTTTTGGCTTTCCATCAAGGTGGACAAATTGATGTACTTAAAGAAATTCCGATTACGACTATGTTTAATGGAGCAACTGGTTTGAAACTGCACAAAGCAATTAATACCAACATTAAACAGGTATATACCGACAACTATATTGCGGGTGTATAAAGATTTTTCACCTGAGAAAAGAAGAGCTTACCAAGGTGGCTTTGGATTATGGTTAAATGCGGGCGTAGAAAGTAAATGGGGCAGTTTGGTGGCTTCTTACTGGAAAGGCAACAACTTTATTTCGATTAAAGGAATGCCACTTTATGAATCGGTTTCAGATAACCTGTACAGTCCGGGCTTAAAGCAAAGTGCTAGAAACATTGTTTCGTTGCGTTATGCATACCAAAAAGAATTAATTCCACATTTATACCTTGATGTACGTTTCGAACCGCATATCGATCTTGATCATACCGATAAACAACTTCAGTTTAACCATTCATTCTTCTTAACCTACAAGCAGGATTTCAAATTGTTTAAAGTGAAAAAGGATGGAAGGTAGAAGGTAGGAAGGTTGAGGGTGATTACTCTCATAAGATTTCAAACCCTGTAGGTTTTAAAACCTACGGGGTTTTGTGTTTTATAGACCGCCGAAGTTCCCCAGCGCTTTGTTCTTTTTTTAAACTTCGGAAGTCCCTGCCAACTAAACCCGATAGCAGCGAAAAACACGAAGGTGAGGTACGAGCCCCAGGCTTTGAAGTGAATAACTCCAAAGAGGTGCCTTTGGCACGGGACTGCTGCCCCGATGAAATGCTGCATGTTCATTTTCAAATAAAAAATCTATATCTTTCTTAAAAAAATATTTTAATTATATCTGTCTGATAATCAGTAGTCATATTTCTGAATTTAACTTTATTTAACTTTT from Flavobacterium sp. W4I14 includes these protein-coding regions:
- a CDS encoding mRNA interferase YafQ (product_source=KO:K19157; cath_funfam=3.30.2310.20; cog=COG3041; ko=KO:K19157; pfam=PF15738; superfamily=143011; tigrfam=TIGR00053); translation: MFVLKPTNQFDKDIKLMKKRSAKNINLIKDFLFKLEIDGASGIDKKHRPHKLVGNYKDNWEAHIKPDLLIIWFEITDAKEIILLRVGTHSDLF
- a CDS encoding hypothetical protein (product_source=Hypo-rule applied; cleavage_site_network=SignalP-noTM), which encodes MFTSTGLKKALLLIPFLFSAYFASAQFNQSAFENRIRPDSSLTNEVHFNFYNLNYVRNYEYTNDFHDGYTLYGTQLQPQIVYYAHPNLAITAGAFIRKDFGRNGISDAKPLFSVKYHKRNLTLIFGSLEGNIQHKYIEPLYDFERTLTTPIEYGTQLLVERKKFTLDAWIAWQKMIYKGDPAKEEIIGGLSTESTIAEGNGWKFSLPAQFLAFHQGGQIDVLKEIPITTMFNGATGLKLHKAINTNIKQVYTDNYIAGV
- a CDS encoding putative membrane protein (product_source=KO:K08973; cog=COG1981; ko=KO:K08973; pfam=PF03653; superfamily=82866; tigrfam=TIGR00701; transmembrane_helix_parts=Outside_1_12,TMhelix_13_35,Inside_36_61,TMhelix_62_84,Outside_85_93,TMhelix_94_111,Inside_112_131,TMhelix_132_150,Outside_151_153,TMhelix_154_176,Inside_177_186), with the translated sequence MIETLLPYYRYFIAVHVVFVISWMAGLFYILSLFIYHTEANDKPEPEKSILQKQFVKMEATLWKIIATPAMIISVLAGVSMLTLNQGLLQADWMWVKLGFVVGLLIYHFICQNIVKQLKNNQYRLNSFQLRLWRELATIFMIAIVFVVILKSAINWIYGLIGIMGVAMAIMVAVKLYKNYRKKRGE
- a CDS encoding hypothetical protein (product_source=Hypo-rule applied; superfamily=46785) is translated as MRVYKDFSPEKRRAYQGGFGLWLNAGVESKWGSLVASYWKGNNFISIKGMPLYESVSDNLYSPGLKQSARNIVSLRYAYQKELIPHLYLDVRFEPHIDLDHTDKQLQFNHSFFLTYKQDFKLFKVKKDGR